Sequence from the Ereboglobus luteus genome:
AAGTGACGGATTGTGTTTAACTTCCCTCGGGTTTTTCGAGTGTGGCTGCGGACGGACTGGAAGGGATGGCGATTTTTTTCGGGTCGTCGGGGTGCTCGGGGTTAAACCTGCCGGCGTCGGGAGCGAGGCGGACGGCGAGTTCGGGAAGCTGCACGCGAATGGCCTCGACTATGCAACGCGCGAGTTCGTAGGCGCCGTAGTTGCTGAAGTGCGAATTGTCGGCGAGGGCATTGGGCTGGTTGGGATAGGTGTTGGCCGGGGCAAACACAAAGGCATCCTTTGATTTCTCGACGCCGAGCGCGGTGAAGAGGCGTCCGCTAATCGTGTGCAAGTCGATGAAGGGGACGTTTTTTTCCTCCGCGACTTTGCGGACGGCGGCGGGATAATCGCCGTGCGTGTTTTGGAGTTTGCCAGCCTTGTCAAAACGGCGGCGATACATGGGGGAAATCAGCACGGGTTTGCCCTTTTTCGCGACGATGGCGTCGACATATTCGCGGAGGTTGCCGGCATAGGTTGTGAACGCGCCGCCGTTTTTCTCCTTCATGTCGTTATGCCCGAATTGTATGAAAACGTAATCGCCGGGCCGGAGCGTGTTGAGGATTTTTTCGAGCCGGTTCTGACGGTGGAAGGAACCGAGCGCGAGGCCGGACTGGGCGTAGTTGGCGACAACCGTGCCGGGCGCGAAGAAGCGCGGAAGCATCTGCCCCCACGAGGCCCAGGGTTCGTTTTGCTGGTCGGTGACGGTGGAATCGCCCGCGAGAAAAACATTCAGCGCGGTTTCGTTGCGCGCGATTTCGATCGCGGAGACCGCGGGACTCGGGCCGTTGAATTCGAGCGTGAGCTTGCTGTCCCAGTTTGCGGCGCCGATTTCGTTGGGCTTGAGCGACACTTTTTTATCCGAACCGGGGATGTCCGGTGTGTGGACGCTGACTGTGAAAGTGCGCGCGGTTGTTTCGCCTTTCGCCGTCTTGACCGACTCAAGCATGAGGCGGCGGTTCTCCGCCTTCACGGTGGTGTCGGACGCGGCGTCCGGGCTGCCGAGGTGGACGGTGACATCGTAAACGCCCTCGGGCAGGTCGATGGAGACGAACGGCGAGGAACTTGTTATCGAGCCGGGGGCGATGTCGATGCGTTGCGGCGCGGAATAAGCCGCCACCGCAAAAATGCAAAAAAGAACACCAAGCATTCCATGTATTTTTATATGCGTCTTCATTGGCGAGAAACTATGGATTCGCATAATACCGGGCAATTTATTAGAAACGATAACCAACCCCGGCGCGGATGGCCACCGTCTGATCGACCATGATATTGCTGTCGCCAGCGTAACTTGCAAAGAAGGACAGGCCGTTGTAATAATCGAGCGAAAGGCCACCTTCGATATGCCAGCCGCTGCGATCACCGGGCGCGCTTTTGACCGTCACCGTTTCACCCAGCACCGTTGCCGAGATGTTGCGCTCTCCCCGACTTGAGCGAAAGGCCCAGTAGGCATTGAGAAAGGGGCGTATGACGGCCTTGTCCCTTAATATTTCATAACTGCGCGCCAGTTGAAATCCGAAGGATGCGATAACCGATTCGGCGTCCTGCTTGCCCACCGCAAGCGCTGTTTCAGAGGCGCCACCAGTTTCCCTGAATGCGTCCGCCTTCCATTTTAGATACTGGAGACCGAGCGTCGGCCGCACATCAAGCCAGGAGCAGGGCGCTTTGTAGCTTATAAGGGCGCGCCCACCGTAACGCGTGCCATCGGTGCTGCCTTTGTAGAGGGATCCCACCAGACTGGCATTGCGTTTGGCATCATAGCTGTCGGTGCCATAGAAGCCGAGCAGACTGGCTTGAAAGTTGCCGGCGCGGTAACGGGTGTAGGCGCCGTAGGTGTGGCTCTTGGAGTCCCCCGTGCTGCCGGAATCATCCATTGTATAATCGGTCTTGTCATAGGAATAAACAAGGCCGACAAGCAACGAGGGCGATATGGCGTAGTCCACTCCAGTAAGGATTTTTATCGGATCGATTTCATAATATTCATTTTGGGCAGTGGTGTTTTTATGCGCAGTGGCGCGCGATGCCTGCGCATAAACATCAAATTTTTTCACAGCGCGAAGCTTCTCGTCGGGAATGGCGAGACGGTTCTCAATGCTCGTGCCCAGCGCGGTCGTCTGGACGACGGCCGCCGGGAACCACACTTGATACGATTGCGGGCCGAGTTGATTCAGCACACTGCCATAGGCGCTTATGCTGTATTGACCGTCGAGCCCCACGGCAACCTGGTGCGGAATCGAAGCCCCCACGCGATCCATGGCCGCGGCGATCGTGCGCTGGTTTTCCGTAATGCCGGGAACATCGGCGTATTTACTGCGCACAATCTGAACCCATATCTCATGGCCGCCTCCGGTTAAATCAATTTTCTCCCAAAAGCTATTCGCGGCGATCATTCCAAAATTATGAACCAATTTATCATTAAACGTCCCGGTGATGTCGCCGTTGACGGTTATGATTTTGTAACGCGCGCCGTCCTTGACCTGAAAATTCCGGACGTCGCGGGAAATACCGAGGGTGACTCCCTCCGTGTCCTCGGAAAGCGCCAAGCTTCCATTGACGACCAGCTGATCCCTTGATGTCTCCGTGAAAAAATCGAGATTGATGGATGTATTGGGTCCCATATCGAGCGTTCCGGTGATGGTCAGCGTGGCGGCTTCGGTTTTGGTTCCGGGAGCTATGACTGAAGTGGAGTTGGATGTTACAAGCCCGATGATAAAACCCGATCCGCCAATGTAAGTCGTCGCCCCGCCCTGCTGTCTGATGCTGCCATTAAAAACACCGTCAACCTGAAGCGTGCCGTAGCGCAACAGGGCGTAACTTGAACCGGGAAGAGTGACAACGCCCGTCTGCCCGATCACGGTTGTTTGCGATGAGTTGAATGTATTCAGGCGAAGCGCCTCCCCGGTCGTGCGCGCGCTCGTGAACGCCCCTGAAATCGTGGAACCATACGATATGTAAACCTGATTGGTTCCCGTGGTCAGTGTCGTGCCCATGTCCATGTTAACCGACGCCAACAAAATGCTGCTTGTCGTGGCGGCTCCGGAAAAATCGGCGGTGGAATT
This genomic interval carries:
- a CDS encoding rhamnogalacturonan acetylesterase, with the translated sequence MKTHIKIHGMLGVLFCIFAVAAYSAPQRIDIAPGSITSSSPFVSIDLPEGVYDVTVHLGSPDAASDTTVKAENRRLMLESVKTAKGETTARTFTVSVHTPDIPGSDKKVSLKPNEIGAANWDSKLTLEFNGPSPAVSAIEIARNETALNVFLAGDSTVTDQQNEPWASWGQMLPRFFAPGTVVANYAQSGLALGSFHRQNRLEKILNTLRPGDYVFIQFGHNDMKEKNGGAFTTYAGNLREYVDAIVAKKGKPVLISPMYRRRFDKAGKLQNTHGDYPAAVRKVAEEKNVPFIDLHTISGRLFTALGVEKSKDAFVFAPANTYPNQPNALADNSHFSNYGAYELARCIVEAIRVQLPELAVRLAPDAGRFNPEHPDDPKKIAIPSSPSAATLEKPEGS
- a CDS encoding autotransporter outer membrane beta-barrel domain-containing protein → MHGNSTADFSGAATTSSILLASVNMDMGTTLTTGTNQVYISYGSTISGAFTSARTTGEALRLNTFNSSQTTVIGQTGVVTLPGSSYALLRYGTLQVDGVFNGSIRQQGGATTYIGGSGFIIGLVTSNSTSVIAPGTKTEAATLTITGTLDMGPNTSINLDFFTETSRDQLVVNGSLALSEDTEGVTLGISRDVRNFQVKDGARYKIITVNGDITGTFNDKLVHNFGMIAANSFWEKIDLTGGGHEIWVQIVRSKYADVPGITENQRTIAAAMDRVGASIPHQVAVGLDGQYSISAYGSVLNQLGPQSYQVWFPAAVVQTTALGTSIENRLAIPDEKLRAVKKFDVYAQASRATAHKNTTAQNEYYEIDPIKILTGVDYAISPSLLVGLVYSYDKTDYTMDDSGSTGDSKSHTYGAYTRYRAGNFQASLLGFYGTDSYDAKRNASLVGSLYKGSTDGTRYGGRALISYKAPCSWLDVRPTLGLQYLKWKADAFRETGGASETALAVGKQDAESVIASFGFQLARSYEILRDKAVIRPFLNAYWAFRSSRGERNISATVLGETVTVKSAPGDRSGWHIEGGLSLDYYNGLSFFASYAGDSNIMVDQTVAIRAGVGYRF